Proteins found in one Solitalea lacus genomic segment:
- a CDS encoding SusC/RagA family TonB-linked outer membrane protein → MKITILILTLFLVQVSAATKAQITLKEDRITIQKAIESISVQSGYDFIYSTADFKNLNPIRIHLTNATIETALSTCFKGQSLVYEITDKTVIIKKKQVQFPIPSPLPVNVDEINVKGIILDDRGQPLSGVNVIIKGTSKSMSTDADGRFSIRAEIGGTLVISCVGYKKHEIQVQTREIILQLVQDIVNLDQIQIIAYGTSSKRLNTATVSSVSAEVLATQPVNNVLTALNGRVPGVQLVQSSGMAGSGVAIKIRGDNSGGFYGSSSSDPLYVIDGIPQASGSRYDFQNINSNVRGMNGYTNIFNTLNMEDIEQIDILKDADATAIYGARGANGVVVITTKKGKQGKIKVNVNLTAGAGKVGHFIPMLNTQQYLDLRKEAFKNEGITPDAANAPDLLSWDQNAYTDYQRLLLGGTAATRTANINASGGSEFINYYVGLNYRKEGTVIADNQHVNRIGGLMNLNITSPNRKFNALFSANYAQEKSNLTAEDFMSLIYLPPNFNLYKTDGSLNWNNNFDNPLAYLRSTYHATNTLFSANTTLSYKLVSGLTLKTTAGYTISRLENDLQLPTARYNPVSARTSWAWFAKSPTSNYIVEPQAEYIIKVGPGKLTALVGGTFSESLSESTTLKGDNYTYDTQLNSITGAGLVTTVYQYNQYHYASLFSRLNYDISNKYLLNLTYRNDASSRFGPNNRLASFGSAGAAWLFSEEELIKEKLPFLSFGKLKASYGTTGNDRISNYLYTLNYSTGGAYQNISTLLPSSLAANPNLKWESTKKAELNLSLGFLKDRILFNGNIYRNRSSNLLNYTALPGQTGTSTIISNLDAVVQNQGLELELNTKNLEGRNFNWSSSFNISFERNKLISFNDIAKATLGSAFVIGESLDAFIYRNKFKYDGVNPVNGLPIYNDLDGQPGMGTKDMYIAKLGHPFYGGLNNSFSYKGLTLDVFFKFESRNGPTNLIPNDIAPGGLMNQNTSVLNRWRQDGDSDTRWPLAVTGSGAESISYAYLPYSDFTYGNISYLKLKTASLSYNLPQSWIQKAKLQSVKISLQGLNLFTIAKDKYVLDPEYGFGAYPGLRTLVLGINCSL, encoded by the coding sequence ATGAAGATAACTATACTCATTCTAACACTCTTTTTGGTACAGGTCAGTGCTGCAACAAAAGCACAAATCACTTTAAAAGAGGATAGAATAACAATACAAAAGGCAATCGAATCCATCAGTGTACAAAGCGGCTATGATTTTATTTATTCTACAGCCGATTTTAAAAATCTGAATCCTATTCGCATACATTTAACTAATGCTACTATAGAAACTGCATTAAGTACCTGTTTTAAAGGCCAGTCGCTTGTATATGAGATTACCGACAAAACAGTTATCATTAAGAAAAAGCAGGTACAATTTCCAATCCCATCCCCATTACCTGTTAATGTTGACGAGATAAATGTAAAAGGCATTATTTTAGATGATAGAGGGCAGCCTTTAAGTGGCGTTAATGTGATCATAAAAGGCACTTCCAAATCTATGTCAACTGATGCTGATGGACGCTTTAGTATACGTGCCGAAATTGGGGGAACCCTTGTAATTTCCTGTGTAGGGTATAAAAAACATGAAATTCAGGTACAAACCCGAGAAATTATTCTGCAACTGGTTCAGGATATTGTCAATCTTGATCAGATACAAATCATTGCCTATGGAACCTCCTCCAAGCGCTTAAATACCGCCACTGTAAGTTCAGTTTCAGCGGAGGTATTGGCAACCCAGCCGGTAAACAATGTACTTACTGCATTAAATGGTCGTGTACCAGGAGTTCAACTGGTTCAAAGTAGTGGAATGGCTGGGTCTGGTGTTGCCATTAAAATACGTGGGGACAATTCAGGTGGGTTTTACGGTTCAAGTTCATCCGATCCCTTATATGTTATTGACGGGATTCCTCAGGCATCCGGAAGTCGTTATGACTTCCAGAATATTAATTCAAACGTAAGAGGGATGAATGGTTATACCAACATATTCAATACCTTAAACATGGAGGATATTGAGCAGATTGATATTCTTAAGGATGCCGATGCTACCGCTATTTACGGTGCTCGTGGTGCCAATGGAGTGGTGGTAATCACTACAAAAAAAGGAAAGCAAGGCAAAATCAAGGTAAATGTAAATCTTACGGCCGGAGCAGGTAAGGTAGGTCACTTTATTCCCATGCTTAACACCCAACAGTATCTGGATTTGAGAAAAGAGGCGTTTAAGAACGAGGGGATTACGCCTGACGCTGCAAACGCGCCTGATCTACTGAGCTGGGATCAGAATGCTTATACCGATTATCAGCGCTTATTATTGGGAGGAACAGCAGCTACGCGTACAGCAAATATAAATGCTTCGGGAGGTAGTGAATTCATCAATTATTATGTAGGGCTCAACTATCGTAAAGAAGGAACCGTAATTGCAGATAATCAGCATGTAAACAGGATTGGGGGGCTAATGAATCTGAACATTACTTCTCCCAACCGAAAATTTAACGCCTTGTTTTCTGCTAACTATGCACAGGAAAAAAGCAATCTGACTGCTGAGGATTTTATGAGTCTGATTTACCTGCCTCCTAATTTTAACTTGTATAAGACAGATGGCAGCTTGAACTGGAACAATAATTTCGATAATCCCTTGGCCTATTTGCGGAGTACTTACCATGCTACAAATACACTTTTTTCGGCAAATACCACTCTAAGCTATAAACTAGTAAGTGGACTAACCTTAAAAACCACCGCAGGTTATACTATTAGCCGATTGGAAAATGATCTTCAACTGCCTACTGCCCGATATAATCCGGTAAGTGCAAGGACAAGCTGGGCTTGGTTTGCCAAAAGTCCAACCAGCAATTACATTGTAGAGCCTCAGGCAGAGTATATTATAAAGGTCGGCCCGGGCAAACTTACAGCGCTTGTAGGTGGAACTTTCAGTGAATCGCTCTCTGAATCAACAACATTGAAAGGAGATAACTATACTTACGATACCCAGTTAAATAGTATAACCGGCGCAGGTTTGGTTACAACAGTGTACCAATATAATCAGTATCATTATGCCTCATTGTTCAGTCGTTTAAACTATGACATTAGCAACAAGTACCTGCTTAACTTAACCTACCGTAATGATGCATCATCAAGATTCGGACCTAATAACAGGTTGGCCAGTTTTGGCTCGGCAGGTGCAGCATGGCTTTTTTCTGAAGAAGAGCTCATTAAGGAGAAGTTGCCTTTCTTAAGCTTCGGTAAACTAAAAGCAAGCTACGGTACAACCGGTAACGACAGAATTAGTAATTACTTGTATACGCTCAATTATTCAACCGGAGGAGCTTACCAGAACATCAGTACATTATTGCCTTCATCTCTTGCTGCTAACCCCAACCTGAAATGGGAAAGCACCAAAAAGGCAGAATTAAACCTAAGTCTGGGATTTTTGAAAGACCGTATACTTTTTAATGGAAATATTTATCGGAACAGGTCGTCTAATTTGCTCAATTATACCGCTCTTCCTGGTCAAACGGGAACTTCAACCATCATTTCCAATCTTGATGCGGTTGTACAAAACCAGGGACTGGAATTGGAACTTAATACTAAAAATTTAGAAGGAAGAAACTTTAACTGGAGTAGCAGTTTTAATATTTCATTTGAGCGTAATAAACTGATTAGTTTTAATGATATCGCAAAAGCAACATTGGGTAGCGCTTTTGTAATTGGTGAGTCGTTAGACGCATTTATCTACAGAAATAAATTTAAGTATGACGGGGTAAACCCTGTAAATGGTTTACCAATTTATAACGATTTGGATGGACAGCCTGGCATGGGAACTAAGGATATGTACATAGCTAAGTTGGGCCATCCTTTTTATGGCGGATTGAATAACAGCTTTAGTTATAAAGGATTGACACTTGATGTTTTCTTTAAGTTCGAAAGCCGAAATGGGCCAACCAACCTTATACCGAACGATATAGCGCCTGGTGGGCTAATGAACCAAAACACTTCTGTATTGAACAGATGGCGGCAGGATGGAGATAGTGATACACGCTGGCCGCTTGCAGTTACAGGTTCCGGAGCAGAGAGCATTAGTTATGCGTACTTGCCTTATTCTGATTTTACCTATGGCAACATTAGTTATTTGAAGCTCAAAACAGCAAGCCTTAGTTATAATCTTCCACAAAGCTGGATACAAAAGGCCAAACTGCAAAGTGTGAAAATCAGCTTGCAGGGGCTTAACCTGTTTACCATTGCTAAGGATAAATATGTGCTGGATCCTGAATATGGATTTGGAGCATATCCCGGCTTGCGTACACTGGTATTAGGTATCAATTGTTCACTTTAA
- a CDS encoding RagB/SusD family nutrient uptake outer membrane protein produces the protein MKFVHKNIGLYISLVVLLFVSVSCEQFVDIDAPKGVQDKETTFSNDGSATAAVLGLYAYYENKMVPLNNATGLAADERMSTNAADAEFLNNSITIENAVNSSSFWNILYAQIRNCNLAINAMDKSPTLSLPVKSQLTGEARFMRAYMYFNLLNLYGGVPLSLSAVGTENATLPRNTEEEVWGQIFTDLLAAKSLLKPEYPSADKARANKYAVSALLARAYLYHKEWAKAEAEATEVIESGVYSLSSPAATFKKGSTETILQLSTQTGRSSLVTNNVPANPAITPRYFLRPGFDLAFEKNSGGVDDARKSNWTGKNNAGIYYSYKYKVLTGSGDEYTILFRLAELYLIRAEARAQQSKLIGPNNAESDLNVIRTRAGLDNKLNLNRAAMLAAIEQERKVELFAEYMHRWFDLKRTAGSTDNTKTRADEVLSALKGAFWQPTDKLFPIPSVEIVHNPALIQNLGY, from the coding sequence ATGAAATTCGTACATAAAAATATAGGACTATATATCAGCTTAGTGGTTTTGCTTTTCGTATCTGTTTCCTGTGAACAGTTTGTTGACATTGACGCACCAAAAGGTGTGCAGGACAAGGAAACCACCTTTAGTAATGACGGTTCAGCAACAGCAGCGGTACTGGGATTGTATGCCTATTATGAAAACAAAATGGTGCCGCTTAACAACGCAACGGGTTTAGCAGCAGACGAACGGATGTCTACCAATGCTGCCGATGCAGAATTTTTAAACAACAGTATTACCATTGAAAATGCTGTTAACAGTTCCTCGTTTTGGAATATTCTTTATGCCCAAATACGGAACTGTAATCTGGCTATAAATGCAATGGACAAATCTCCGACCTTAAGTCTACCAGTAAAGAGCCAGTTGACAGGGGAAGCAAGGTTTATGCGGGCCTATATGTATTTCAATCTGCTTAATCTTTATGGTGGTGTTCCCCTCTCTTTATCTGCCGTAGGAACAGAGAATGCTACGTTGCCCAGAAATACCGAGGAGGAGGTCTGGGGACAAATATTTACCGATTTACTGGCTGCAAAGTCATTGCTGAAGCCTGAATATCCTTCGGCTGACAAGGCAAGAGCAAATAAATATGCCGTTTCTGCTTTATTGGCAAGGGCATATCTTTATCATAAAGAGTGGGCCAAAGCCGAAGCCGAAGCTACAGAAGTGATTGAGTCTGGGGTGTATAGCTTAAGCAGCCCTGCCGCAACTTTTAAGAAGGGAAGTACAGAAACGATACTTCAGCTATCTACCCAAACAGGCAGAAGTTCCCTTGTTACCAACAATGTTCCTGCGAACCCGGCGATCACTCCCAGATATTTCCTAAGACCTGGTTTCGACTTGGCCTTTGAGAAAAATTCGGGTGGAGTTGATGATGCCCGTAAAAGCAATTGGACTGGGAAGAATAATGCCGGTATCTATTACAGTTATAAGTATAAAGTACTGACAGGCAGCGGCGATGAATATACCATTCTCTTCAGACTGGCTGAGCTTTATCTCATACGCGCAGAAGCAAGAGCTCAGCAATCTAAATTAATCGGTCCTAACAATGCCGAAAGCGATCTGAATGTGATCAGAACTCGCGCAGGTCTGGATAACAAGCTGAATCTGAACAGGGCGGCGATGCTGGCTGCTATAGAACAGGAACGTAAAGTAGAGTTGTTTGCAGAATACATGCACCGCTGGTTCGATTTGAAGCGCACCGCTGGCAGTACAGATAATACCAAAACCAGGGCCGATGAAGTTTTATCTGCATTAAAGGGTGCTTTTTGGCAACCCACAGATAAACTGTTCCCTATTCCTTCTGTTGAGATTGTACATAATCCTGCACTTATACAAAACCTGGGTTATTAA
- a CDS encoding TlpA family protein disulfide reductase, with product MIKKILGMLSFCLCTIMTFAQKNEVKVVLDIAPIKADSMWANPEGGDIVFAKANKAGKYVFTFKVDKVLPVRVGIDQPKKAQLFLFLEENDQLSIKTDFEKKTSISGRGAENNKVLYDYMSVYIETYNKLDAKGMSPQEYYDMGNKLDQTSIDMLEANKQKVTPGFYNYQSVALAYQKLGQYIMLPYYYHLGFGKKLSEIIPADFWALDSQVKMDEQLLSNNTYKGFMRGNYPIYMRWRELFKQGKLDSSFSREQNKQLEYRLIEKYYTGKIRSMALTSAIKGAIEVAKDIATVKPLMDEYLAKYAGAEEAKEIKKTYETRINLSAGKVPPFFTLKDLAGKDVTLKDFAGKVVYMDFWASWCTPCRFEMKNGSPKLHEKFKDNKDVVFLYISIDSKTEPWKKAIADDKIEGIHLLSLGGNNSPVAKAFGISGVPRYIIIGKDGKIFDNDAPRPSQDITPAKIKEALNAK from the coding sequence ATGATTAAAAAGATATTAGGAATGCTATCATTTTGCTTATGCACAATTATGACATTCGCTCAAAAAAATGAAGTTAAGGTTGTTCTTGACATCGCCCCAATAAAGGCCGACTCCATGTGGGCAAACCCTGAAGGCGGGGATATTGTATTTGCAAAAGCCAATAAGGCAGGAAAATACGTGTTTACATTTAAAGTGGATAAAGTATTACCGGTAAGGGTAGGCATCGATCAACCTAAAAAAGCACAACTGTTTTTGTTCCTTGAGGAAAATGATCAGTTGAGTATTAAAACAGACTTTGAGAAAAAGACAAGTATCTCAGGCAGAGGTGCAGAAAATAACAAAGTGCTTTATGACTACATGAGCGTTTATATAGAGACATATAACAAGCTGGATGCCAAGGGAATGTCGCCACAGGAATACTATGACATGGGCAATAAGCTAGACCAAACATCAATAGACATGTTAGAGGCCAATAAACAGAAAGTTACCCCCGGCTTTTATAATTATCAGTCGGTGGCTCTTGCTTACCAGAAATTAGGCCAGTATATCATGCTCCCTTATTATTATCACTTGGGTTTTGGTAAAAAACTGTCTGAAATTATCCCAGCGGATTTCTGGGCCCTTGACAGTCAGGTTAAAATGGATGAACAGTTGCTGAGTAATAACACCTACAAGGGTTTCATGAGAGGTAACTATCCAATATACATGAGATGGCGTGAGCTTTTTAAACAGGGCAAACTCGATAGTTCATTTTCTCGCGAGCAGAATAAACAGTTGGAATATAGATTGATTGAAAAGTACTACACGGGAAAGATACGTAGTATGGCACTTACTAGCGCTATTAAGGGCGCTATAGAAGTTGCCAAAGATATAGCGACTGTAAAACCACTGATGGATGAGTATTTAGCCAAGTATGCCGGCGCAGAGGAAGCTAAGGAAATAAAGAAAACTTATGAGACAAGGATTAATCTGTCGGCAGGGAAAGTGCCGCCTTTCTTTACTCTTAAAGATTTAGCTGGCAAAGACGTAACCTTGAAAGATTTCGCCGGCAAGGTCGTTTACATGGATTTTTGGGCAAGCTGGTGTACACCTTGCAGGTTTGAAATGAAGAATGGCAGCCCTAAACTGCATGAAAAATTTAAAGACAATAAGGATGTAGTGTTTCTTTACATCAGTATTGACAGTAAAACCGAACCTTGGAAAAAGGCTATTGCCGATGATAAAATAGAAGGGATTCATCTGCTTTCATTAGGAGGAAACAACAGTCCGGTTGCAAAGGCATTTGGAATCAGTGGGGTTCCTCGATATATCATCATTGGGAAAGATGGTAAAATATTTGACAATGATGCACCACGCCCAAGCCA